Proteins encoded in a region of the Mycolicibacterium neoaurum genome:
- a CDS encoding DUF305 domain-containing protein, producing MRRVLVLVVAMLAVLVPACGRQAPAPESSSGSTASATSPAPGTPGVNAIDRAFADALLAQRPRIDQMIALVRTNSDDPRMQALADVLAVSEKQQTDTVNALLVQWTDGQQGGQGPVPQGPNLFDEGAMQRLAALRGPEFDRLWLQAMLNHHQAVLTMAATEIQEGQDGNAKTLAQGIISTRQEEAGHMQKLLGGG from the coding sequence ATGAGACGGGTGCTGGTGCTGGTGGTGGCGATGCTTGCCGTCCTGGTTCCGGCCTGCGGCAGACAGGCGCCCGCACCGGAGTCGTCCAGCGGATCCACCGCCTCGGCCACATCGCCCGCCCCGGGCACTCCGGGGGTCAATGCCATCGATCGCGCCTTCGCTGATGCCCTGCTCGCCCAGCGGCCGCGTATCGACCAGATGATCGCGCTGGTGCGCACCAATTCCGACGACCCGCGCATGCAGGCGCTCGCCGATGTGCTCGCCGTCAGCGAGAAACAGCAGACCGACACCGTGAACGCATTGCTGGTGCAGTGGACCGACGGCCAGCAGGGCGGTCAGGGCCCGGTACCGCAGGGGCCCAACCTGTTCGACGAGGGCGCCATGCAACGGCTTGCGGCGCTGCGCGGTCCCGAGTTCGACAGGTTGTGGCTGCAGGCCATGCTCAACCACCACCAGGCCGTCCTGACCATGGCGGCCACCGAGATCCAGGAAGGTCAGGACGGCAACGCCAAGACGCTGGCGCAGGGCATCATCAGTACGCGCCAAGAGGAGGCCGGTCACATGCAGAAACTGTTGGGAGGCGGATAG
- a CDS encoding metal-sensitive transcriptional regulator → MTDAEHGYSPQKENYAKRLRRIEGQVRGIAKMIDDDKYCIDILTQISAVNSALQSVALGLLDEHLGHCVTHAVAAGGEEAEVKLAEASAAIARLVRS, encoded by the coding sequence ATGACCGATGCAGAACACGGCTATTCGCCGCAGAAAGAGAACTACGCCAAGCGGTTGCGCCGCATCGAGGGTCAGGTGCGGGGCATCGCCAAGATGATCGATGACGACAAGTACTGCATCGACATCCTCACCCAGATCAGTGCGGTCAACAGTGCGCTGCAGTCGGTCGCACTCGGGTTGCTCGACGAGCACCTCGGCCACTGCGTCACCCACGCGGTCGCCGCGGGCGGTGAGGAGGCCGAGGTCAAGCTGGCCGAGGCATCGGCGGCCATCGCCCGGTTGGTCCGCTCCTAA
- a CDS encoding thiamine-binding protein, whose protein sequence is MIVAFSISPSGTGRSDGSVSEAVAAAVRVVRASGLPNRTSSMFTELEGSWDEVFDVVKRATEAVAPFGTRISLVLKADIRPGHEGELDGKIARLESAIEDAERA, encoded by the coding sequence ATGATCGTCGCCTTCAGCATCAGCCCGTCGGGTACCGGCCGCTCCGATGGCTCGGTCAGCGAGGCCGTGGCAGCCGCGGTGCGGGTGGTGCGCGCGTCGGGTCTGCCCAACCGGACCTCCAGCATGTTCACCGAGCTCGAGGGTTCCTGGGACGAGGTCTTCGACGTCGTCAAACGTGCGACCGAAGCGGTGGCACCGTTCGGTACCCGGATCTCGCTGGTGCTCAAGGCCGATATCCGACCGGGCCACGAGGGCGAACTCGACGGCAAGATCGCGCGCCTGGAGTCCGCGATCGAGGACGCCGAACGGGCCTGA
- a CDS encoding MFS transporter, whose translation MTVKPYAQLTVLAAAAFVYVTAEILPVGALPAIAADLAIAPATVGTLLAGYALIAAVATMPLVRWTAGWPRRRVLLFTLVCLTVSQALSVIAPNFAVLSVARVLCALTHGLMWSVLAPMAVRLVAPGHGGRATTAVYAGTALALVAGNPLTALTSQAWGWRTAAAVVMVAAAAVTVAARLLLPVLPAIAAGPAGRVSRRRWHRNRALVTLCGLTLVGVSAHFVSYTYIAVVIGGVTGADTAAVLAGFGVAGLVAMTAFARPLDRWPRPVLMTALAGLVAAFSGLAAVAGGDPRPVLGVVGILAWGAMSTALPPMLQSAAINSAPEDPDGASGLYVAMFQAGIVTGALAGGALFAVGGPFAVLSASASLTAVVLIAVAALPWLLAPVTAGLTPAMNIPGQWCRSDGDEGSVRPRQG comes from the coding sequence ATGACCGTGAAACCGTACGCGCAACTGACGGTGCTCGCGGCCGCCGCGTTCGTCTACGTCACCGCCGAGATCCTGCCCGTCGGGGCGCTGCCTGCCATCGCCGCCGACCTCGCCATCGCGCCGGCGACGGTGGGCACCCTGCTGGCCGGCTATGCGTTGATCGCCGCCGTCGCCACGATGCCGCTGGTGCGCTGGACGGCGGGCTGGCCCAGACGCCGGGTATTGTTGTTTACCCTGGTGTGTCTCACTGTCTCGCAAGCGCTTTCGGTGATAGCGCCGAATTTCGCGGTGCTGTCGGTGGCGCGGGTGCTGTGCGCGCTGACCCACGGTCTGATGTGGTCGGTGCTGGCCCCGATGGCCGTCCGGCTGGTTGCCCCCGGGCACGGTGGACGGGCGACCACGGCCGTGTACGCGGGCACGGCGCTGGCCCTGGTGGCGGGCAACCCGTTGACGGCACTGACATCGCAGGCGTGGGGGTGGCGGACCGCGGCCGCTGTGGTCATGGTGGCGGCCGCAGCGGTAACAGTGGCCGCGCGACTGCTGTTACCGGTGCTGCCCGCCATCGCGGCGGGTCCGGCCGGTCGGGTGAGCCGCCGACGGTGGCACCGCAATCGCGCACTGGTCACCCTGTGCGGACTCACGCTGGTCGGTGTCAGCGCACACTTCGTGTCCTACACCTACATCGCCGTCGTCATCGGTGGGGTCACCGGCGCCGACACCGCGGCGGTCCTCGCCGGATTCGGGGTGGCCGGACTGGTCGCCATGACCGCGTTCGCCCGTCCACTGGACCGGTGGCCGCGGCCGGTCCTGATGACCGCACTGGCCGGCCTGGTCGCTGCCTTCTCGGGGTTGGCCGCCGTGGCCGGTGGCGACCCGCGGCCGGTCCTCGGCGTCGTCGGGATCCTGGCCTGGGGTGCCATGTCGACGGCCCTGCCGCCCATGTTGCAATCCGCGGCGATCAACAGCGCACCCGAGGACCCCGACGGGGCGTCCGGACTGTACGTGGCGATGTTCCAGGCCGGGATCGTCACGGGCGCGCTGGCCGGGGGCGCCCTGTTCGCCGTCGGCGGGCCGTTCGCCGTGCTCAGCGCGTCGGCATCGCTGACCGCGGTGGTATTGATCGCCGTTGCCGCGCTGCCGTGGTTGCTCGCCCCTGTAACGGCAGGACTCACACCGGCGATGAACATCCCAGGTCAGTGGTGCAGGTCGGACGGTGATGAGGGGTCCGTCCGGCCTCGCCAGGGTTAG